One window of Candidatus Methylocalor cossyra genomic DNA carries:
- the ndk gene encoding nucleoside-diphosphate kinase, translated as MAVERTLSIIKPDAVAKNLIGEIYRRFESHGLKIVAAKMLHLSREQAERFYAVHRDRGFFKDLVEFMSSGPVMVQVLEGDDAVAKNRALMGATNPKEAAPGTIRADFATSIDENAVHGSDGPETAAQEIAFFFQPDEIHPRTR; from the coding sequence ATGGCGGTCGAACGCACCCTTTCCATCATCAAGCCCGATGCTGTCGCCAAGAACTTGATCGGCGAGATCTACCGCCGCTTCGAGAGCCACGGGCTCAAAATCGTGGCGGCCAAGATGCTGCACCTGTCCCGCGAGCAAGCGGAGCGTTTTTACGCCGTCCATCGGGACCGGGGCTTTTTTAAGGATTTGGTCGAGTTCATGAGTTCCGGGCCGGTGATGGTGCAGGTGCTCGAGGGGGACGATGCGGTGGCCAAGAACCGCGCCCTCATGGGCGCCACCAATCCCAAGGAGGCCGCGCCCGGCACCATCCGCGCCGATTTTGCCACCAGCATCGACGAAAACGCGGTGCACGGCTCCGACGGCCCGGAAACGGCCGCCCAGGAGATCGCCTTCTTCTTCCAGCCCGATGAAATTCACCCCCGCACCCGTTGA
- a CDS encoding HesB/IscA family protein, producing MSITLTERAAAQVAKQLEKRGQGLGLRLGVKKAGCTGFTYVVDYAEEIGPDDAVFEQHGVKLLVRQADLPYLSGVEVDYRREGLNEAFRFHNPNVKATCGCGESFAV from the coding sequence ATGTCGATCACGTTGACTGAACGGGCGGCCGCCCAAGTCGCCAAGCAACTGGAGAAACGGGGCCAGGGCCTGGGCCTTAGGCTGGGGGTGAAAAAGGCCGGTTGCACCGGTTTCACCTATGTGGTGGATTATGCCGAGGAGATCGGACCCGATGATGCGGTGTTCGAGCAGCACGGGGTGAAGCTCCTGGTGCGGCAGGCCGATTTGCCCTATTTGTCCGGGGTCGAGGTGGATTATCGGCGGGAAGGGTTGAACGAGGCATTCCGCTTCCACAACCCCAATGTCAAGGCTACCTGCGGTTGCGGGGAAAGCTTCGCGGTCTGA
- a CDS encoding cysteine desulfurase family protein — protein MVYLDHNATTPLDPRVLEAMLPYLGSAYGNPSGLYRLGRLSRGAVDTAREQVAALVGAQPGEVVFTSGGTEANNLALKGLAFAAPAGRIVAGATEHPSVSEPLRFLAARGWRVEYLPVDRDGRPNAAWLDDVPAGTLSFATLMLANNETGVLHDLAALADKVRERGGWLHSDAVQAAGKIPIDIKALGVQLMSLSAHKLYGPKGVGALIVDRAVVLEPLLHGGGQERGLRGGTENVAAIVGFGKAAELALGELEQRRTEQLRLRRKLEQGLASLPGVTVFGERAERLPNTVQFALPGHHGEALVMNLDRLGFAVSSGSACASGAGAASPVLLAMGVDPDLARGAVRVSLGKDTRDEDVDRFLAALKKLVDIPIDP, from the coding sequence ATGGTCTATCTGGACCACAATGCCACCACCCCGCTGGATCCTAGGGTGCTGGAGGCGATGCTGCCCTATCTGGGCTCGGCCTACGGCAACCCTTCGGGGTTGTACCGGCTCGGGCGGCTCAGCCGGGGCGCGGTGGATACCGCCCGCGAGCAGGTGGCGGCCCTGGTGGGCGCCCAACCCGGCGAAGTGGTTTTCACCAGCGGCGGCACCGAGGCCAACAACCTGGCCCTGAAGGGTTTGGCCTTCGCCGCCCCGGCGGGCCGGATCGTCGCCGGCGCCACCGAACATCCCTCGGTGAGCGAGCCACTGCGCTTTCTGGCGGCCCGCGGCTGGCGGGTGGAGTACCTGCCGGTGGATCGCGATGGCCGACCCAACGCCGCCTGGCTGGATGATGTGCCGGCCGGCACGCTGAGTTTCGCCACTTTGATGCTGGCCAATAACGAGACCGGCGTGCTCCACGACCTGGCCGCGCTGGCCGACAAGGTGCGGGAGCGCGGGGGTTGGCTGCACTCCGATGCGGTGCAAGCGGCGGGGAAGATTCCCATCGATATAAAGGCCCTAGGTGTCCAGCTGATGAGTCTGTCCGCCCATAAGCTGTATGGGCCTAAAGGCGTCGGGGCGTTGATTGTGGATCGCGCGGTGGTGCTCGAACCGCTGTTGCACGGCGGCGGCCAGGAGCGCGGGCTTAGGGGTGGTACCGAGAACGTGGCCGCTATCGTTGGTTTCGGCAAGGCGGCGGAACTGGCCTTGGGCGAGCTGGAGCAGCGGCGGACCGAGCAACTGCGCTTGCGCCGCAAGTTGGAACAGGGCTTGGCGAGCCTTCCCGGGGTCACGGTATTCGGCGAGCGCGCCGAGCGCCTCCCCAACACGGTCCAGTTCGCCCTGCCCGGTCACCACGGCGAAGCCCTGGTGATGAACCTGGATCGGCTCGGGTTCGCCGTATCCAGCGGCTCGGCCTGTGCCAGCGGCGCGGGCGCCGCAAGTCCGGTGTTGCTGGCCATGGGTGTGGATCCGGACCTGGCCCGGGGCGCGGTTCGGGTCAGCCTGGGTAAGGATACCCGCGACGAGGATGTGGACCGGTTCCTAGCCGCCTTGAAAAAGCTGGTGGACATCCCTATTGATCCATGA
- the iscR gene encoding Fe-S cluster assembly transcriptional regulator IscR, translating into MRLTTKGRYAVTAMLDLAFHGEKRPVTLTDIAKRQHISLSYLEQLFARLRRAGMVEGVRGPGGGYQLSRTAAEISIADIIAAVDETIDSTRCGGKANCQNNQPCLTHDLWLGLSDQIREYLASISLHDVLQRKNVRQVAERQDKQVVLSGTELGLRRDARA; encoded by the coding sequence GTGAGATTAACCACTAAAGGTCGCTACGCGGTCACCGCCATGCTCGATCTCGCCTTTCACGGCGAAAAACGCCCGGTGACCCTGACCGATATCGCCAAGCGGCAGCACATCTCCTTGTCCTACCTCGAGCAATTGTTCGCCCGCCTGCGCCGGGCAGGCATGGTGGAAGGGGTGCGTGGTCCCGGCGGCGGCTATCAGTTGAGTCGCACCGCCGCCGAGATCAGTATCGCCGACATCATCGCCGCGGTCGATGAGACCATCGACTCGACCCGCTGTGGCGGTAAGGCCAACTGCCAGAACAACCAGCCATGCCTGACCCACGACCTGTGGCTGGGGCTGAGCGACCAAATCCGCGAGTATCTGGCCTCCATCAGCCTCCACGACGTGCTCCAACGCAAGAACGTCCGCCAGGTGGCGGAACGGCAGGATAAGCAGGTCGTCCTGTCGGGGACGGAGCTCGGGCTGCGGCGCGACGCCCGGGCGTGA
- the rlmN gene encoding 23S rRNA (adenine(2503)-C(2))-methyltransferase RlmN, which produces MKFTPAPVEPSGKVSLLGLERQALARFCAELGEKPFRAAQLLQWIHQRGVTEFAAMTDLSKALRARLEQTAEIRGPEAVLAQRSADGTCKWVLQTDSHNRIETVFIPEEGRGTLCLSTQVGCALACTFCSTARQGFNRNLSSAEIIGQLWLARHQLGPGRITNVVLMGMGEPLLNFDAVVDAVRLMLDDFAYGLSKRRITLSTSGVVPALDRLGEVLDISLAVSLHAPDDALRDQLVPINRKYPIGELLAACKRYVGRDRRRKVTFEYVMLEGVNDSPAQAKALVRLLSQVPSKVNLIPFNPFPGAPFRSSSPEAIRRFGEILQRAGLITTTRRTRGGDIDAACGQLVGQVHDRTRRHLRLSVAAP; this is translated from the coding sequence ATGAAATTCACCCCCGCACCCGTTGAGCCTAGCGGCAAAGTCTCCCTCCTCGGCCTGGAGCGCCAGGCCCTCGCGAGGTTCTGCGCCGAACTCGGGGAAAAGCCGTTCCGCGCCGCGCAGCTGCTGCAATGGATCCACCAGCGCGGGGTGACCGAGTTCGCCGCCATGACCGACTTGAGCAAGGCCTTGCGCGCGCGGCTCGAGCAAACCGCCGAGATTCGCGGGCCGGAGGCGGTGCTGGCGCAGCGCTCCGCCGATGGTACCTGCAAGTGGGTGCTGCAGACGGACAGCCACAATCGGATCGAAACCGTGTTCATTCCCGAGGAGGGCCGGGGAACTCTGTGCCTGTCCACCCAAGTGGGTTGCGCCCTGGCCTGTACCTTCTGTTCCACCGCCCGGCAGGGCTTTAACCGCAATCTGAGCAGCGCGGAGATCATCGGCCAATTGTGGCTAGCGCGGCACCAGCTCGGTCCGGGCCGGATCACCAACGTGGTGCTGATGGGCATGGGCGAGCCGCTGCTCAATTTTGACGCCGTGGTAGATGCGGTGCGACTGATGCTGGACGATTTCGCCTACGGCCTCTCCAAACGGCGGATCACCCTCAGTACCTCCGGGGTGGTGCCGGCCCTGGACCGGCTGGGCGAGGTTTTGGACATCAGCCTCGCGGTGTCCCTGCACGCCCCCGACGACGCCCTGCGCGACCAGCTAGTGCCCATCAACCGCAAGTACCCGATCGGCGAGCTGCTGGCCGCCTGTAAGCGCTATGTGGGCCGGGATCGGCGGCGCAAAGTCACCTTCGAATACGTCATGCTGGAGGGGGTAAACGATTCGCCCGCCCAAGCCAAGGCCCTGGTGCGCCTATTGAGCCAGGTACCGTCCAAGGTGAACCTGATTCCCTTCAACCCGTTCCCCGGGGCGCCGTTCCGCAGCTCCAGCCCGGAGGCCATCCGCAGGTTCGGCGAGATCCTGCAGCGGGCGGGCTTGATCACCACCACCCGGAGGACCCGCGGCGGCGACATCGACGCCGCGTGCGGGCAACTGGTCGGGCAAGTCCACGACCGCACCCGTCGGCACCTGCGCCTGTCTGTCGCCGCCCCATGA